The following proteins are co-located in the Deferribacter autotrophicus genome:
- a CDS encoding flavin reductase produces MFKEILLKELKLNPFYEIGEKWMLVTPSAERINPMTASWGGMGVLWHKNVVFVFMRPTRFTYKLMEENDYFTLTFFDEEYKDILTYCGTKSGFDVDKIKETGLTKVESDGFIYFEEADLVYCCKKIYFDDIKSANFLDKEIDTYYPKKDYHRMYVGEIVKVLKKV; encoded by the coding sequence ATGTTTAAAGAAATATTATTGAAAGAGCTAAAACTTAATCCTTTTTATGAAATTGGTGAAAAATGGATGCTTGTTACTCCTTCAGCAGAAAGAATAAATCCTATGACAGCGAGCTGGGGAGGTATGGGTGTTTTATGGCATAAGAATGTAGTATTTGTTTTTATGAGGCCAACAAGGTTTACTTATAAATTGATGGAAGAAAATGATTATTTTACACTTACCTTTTTTGATGAGGAATATAAGGATATTTTGACATATTGTGGTACGAAGTCAGGATTTGATGTAGATAAAATAAAGGAAACAGGTCTTACTAAGGTAGAAAGCGATGGATTTATATATTTCGAAGAGGCTGATCTGGTGTATTGTTGTAAAAAGATCTATTTTGACGATATAAAATCAGCAAATTTTTTAGATAAGGAGATAGATACATATTATCCAAAAAAAGACTATCATAGGATGTATGTGGGAGAAATAGTTAAAGTTTTAAAGAAAGTATAG
- a CDS encoding SIR2 family NAD-dependent protein deacylase: MLMEEKYKTAANAIKQAQCMIITAGAGIGVDSGLPDFRGEKGFWKAYPMYERLGLSFVQCANPVHFEKDPAFGWGFYGHRLEMYRNTTPHKGFHLMLEWIEKFEMDYFVVTSNVDGQFQKAGFSEDKIYEIHGSIHHLQCVKPCTMAIWKNKEHVEIDYDTMRAKNIPKCKFCGDVARPNILMFGDYSWIADRSHTQSIKYETFMENNKDKNFVVIEIGAGTAIPSIRYTSERIGRHYNATVIRINPREPQINKPHISIAEGGLKALTEINKYL; the protein is encoded by the coding sequence ATGTTGATGGAAGAAAAATATAAAACTGCGGCAAATGCAATAAAACAAGCACAATGCATGATAATCACAGCCGGTGCTGGTATCGGTGTGGATTCTGGTTTACCAGATTTTAGAGGTGAAAAAGGGTTTTGGAAAGCTTATCCTATGTATGAAAGGCTTGGACTCAGCTTTGTTCAGTGTGCAAATCCAGTTCACTTTGAAAAAGACCCTGCTTTTGGATGGGGATTTTACGGACATCGTCTTGAAATGTATAGAAATACTACGCCACACAAGGGATTCCATCTAATGCTTGAATGGATAGAAAAATTTGAAATGGATTACTTTGTAGTCACTTCAAATGTTGATGGACAGTTTCAAAAAGCAGGATTTTCTGAAGATAAAATATATGAAATACATGGTTCTATTCATCATCTCCAGTGCGTAAAACCTTGCACCATGGCAATATGGAAAAATAAAGAACATGTTGAAATAGATTATGATACAATGAGAGCAAAAAATATCCCAAAATGTAAATTTTGTGGTGATGTGGCAAGACCAAATATCCTTATGTTCGGAGACTACTCATGGATAGCCGATAGAAGCCATACCCAATCTATAAAATACGAAACTTTTATGGAGAATAATAAAGATAAAAATTTCGTTGTCATAGAAATAGGTGCAGGTACTGCTATACCTTCAATAAGATATACAAGTGAACGTATTGGCAGACACTATAACGCAACAGTAATCAGAATTAATCCAAGAGAACCGCAAATAAATAAACCACATATATCCATTGCCGAAGGAGGGCTTAAAGCCCTCACTGAAATCAATAAATACTTGTAA
- the elbB gene encoding isoprenoid biosynthesis glyoxalase ElbB: MAKVCVVLSGCGVFDGSEIHEAVLTMYFLDKYGAELLIAAPNIEQMHVVNHLTGEVTEGESRNVLVESARIARGNIRDLKDVKVDDFDALIFPGGFGAAKNLTTFAVDGVDCNIDLEVKRIVKETVEAKKPLAAICIAPVLIAKALEGTGIKSKITIGTDENVASAIKNLGATHISCPVKEAVVDEENKIITTPAYMLGQRISEVAEGIEKTVKQLLDFIK, translated from the coding sequence ATGGCAAAGGTTTGTGTGGTTTTGAGTGGTTGTGGGGTTTTTGATGGTAGTGAGATTCATGAAGCGGTTTTAACTATGTATTTTCTTGACAAATATGGTGCTGAATTGCTAATTGCTGCTCCTAACATAGAACAAATGCATGTGGTAAACCATCTCACAGGGGAAGTGACTGAAGGCGAAAGTAGAAATGTTCTTGTGGAATCAGCAAGAATTGCAAGAGGAAATATTAGAGATCTTAAAGATGTAAAAGTTGATGATTTTGATGCACTTATTTTTCCAGGAGGTTTTGGTGCTGCAAAGAATTTAACAACCTTTGCCGTGGATGGCGTGGATTGTAATATTGATCTTGAAGTTAAAAGGATAGTAAAAGAGACTGTTGAAGCTAAAAAACCCCTTGCGGCTATATGTATAGCTCCAGTGTTGATTGCAAAGGCTCTTGAAGGAACAGGTATTAAATCTAAAATTACTATTGGAACAGATGAAAATGTAGCATCTGCTATTAAAAATCTTGGAGCAACTCATATTAGTTGTCCTGTAAAAGAAGCTGTGGTTGATGAGGAGAATAAAATAATCACCACACCTGCCTATATGCTTGGACAGAGAATCTCAGAAGTAGCAGAGGGGATAGAGAAAACTGTGAAACAATTGTTAGATTTTATCAAATAA
- a CDS encoding YeiH family protein, which produces MMKKSSVKLIFIICFFLTAIPIFSSAYALILGLTLSLIFGNPFPKQTAQYSKQLLKLSVIGLGFGVNFYEVIKVGKDSIILTFLTISATILIGYYLGKFLNVEKKTSILISFGTAICGGSAIAAMAPTIDADNNSIAVSLATVFTLNAIALLIFPPIGHFLNLNEQQFGLFSALAIHDTSSVVGAAATYGSVALAIATTVKLTRALWIAPFSMAAGFITGKKKKASFPLFILGFIAAAFINTLFTNLNTIWHSIAISSKQLLVMTLFLIGTGLSKEVLREVGIKPLIQGITLWIIVSISTLGLIYTGLLN; this is translated from the coding sequence ATGATGAAAAAGTCTAGTGTAAAATTAATATTTATAATATGCTTCTTTTTAACAGCCATCCCTATTTTCAGCTCAGCATACGCACTCATTCTAGGGCTAACCTTAAGCCTTATTTTCGGTAATCCGTTTCCAAAACAAACTGCACAATACAGCAAACAGCTTTTAAAACTTTCCGTAATCGGTTTAGGGTTTGGCGTTAATTTTTATGAAGTAATTAAAGTTGGTAAAGACTCAATAATTCTCACTTTCTTGACCATAAGTGCAACAATTCTTATCGGCTATTATTTAGGAAAGTTTTTAAATGTAGAGAAAAAAACTTCGATATTAATCTCTTTTGGCACAGCAATTTGTGGCGGAAGTGCCATAGCTGCCATGGCACCAACGATTGATGCTGATAACAACTCCATAGCAGTTTCTCTAGCAACAGTATTTACTTTAAATGCCATTGCGCTATTGATTTTCCCACCCATAGGTCATTTTCTAAACTTAAATGAACAACAATTTGGACTCTTTTCAGCTCTTGCAATACATGACACAAGTAGTGTTGTGGGAGCTGCAGCCACTTACGGCAGTGTCGCCCTTGCCATTGCGACCACAGTAAAACTTACAAGAGCTTTATGGATTGCACCCTTTTCAATGGCTGCAGGTTTTATAACAGGGAAAAAGAAAAAAGCCTCTTTCCCTCTCTTTATATTAGGATTTATTGCTGCAGCATTTATAAACACTCTTTTTACTAACCTAAATACTATTTGGCACTCAATTGCCATTTCATCAAAACAGCTACTTGTAATGACACTTTTCTTAATTGGTACAGGACTCAGCAAAGAAGTATTAAGGGAAGTGGGAATAAAGCCGCTTATTCAGGGAATAACTCTCTGGATAATAGTTTCGATTTCCACTTTAGGATTAATTTACACGGGATTATTAAATTAA
- a CDS encoding LysR family transcriptional regulator, producing the protein MNITLRQLEVFITIIKTGNITKAAEELNMTQAAASMALKELENQLGEQLFERVGKKLYLNENGRHLKGYALEIIEKSYELSRIFKSGKVVGELRVGASSTIGNYILPAYISEFIVKNKNVKIMLEVGNTEEILNKILSFDVDFGFVEGFSTHTDLKMIEWIEDELAVFVNINNQLAKRDVISVNELKECEWILRERGSGTREVFEYAMSRSNIPVNVLLELGHTEAIKNAVSQGVGVGCLSKAVLEDLVRLKKIKILNVPFLDLKRKFYFVMHKKKYITTVIKKFMDYLNLH; encoded by the coding sequence ATGAATATTACTTTGAGACAGCTTGAGGTGTTTATTACAATTATTAAAACAGGTAATATTACGAAGGCAGCTGAAGAATTAAATATGACTCAGGCCGCTGCAAGCATGGCTTTGAAAGAGCTTGAAAATCAACTTGGCGAGCAATTGTTTGAAAGAGTGGGCAAAAAGTTGTATTTAAATGAGAACGGGAGGCATCTTAAAGGATATGCCTTGGAAATAATTGAAAAGTCATATGAGTTATCAAGAATATTTAAAAGTGGTAAAGTTGTAGGAGAATTAAGAGTTGGCGCAAGCTCTACAATAGGTAATTATATATTGCCAGCATATATTTCAGAGTTTATTGTTAAAAATAAAAATGTAAAGATAATGTTAGAAGTTGGAAATACTGAAGAAATATTAAATAAAATTTTGAGTTTTGATGTTGATTTTGGTTTTGTGGAAGGTTTTTCTACTCATACCGATCTTAAAATGATTGAATGGATAGAGGATGAATTGGCCGTATTTGTAAATATCAATAATCAATTAGCAAAGAGAGATGTTATTTCGGTAAATGAATTAAAAGAATGCGAATGGATTTTAAGAGAAAGAGGGTCTGGAACGAGAGAAGTGTTTGAGTATGCAATGAGTAGATCTAATATTCCTGTAAATGTGTTACTTGAGCTTGGTCATACAGAAGCTATAAAAAATGCTGTTTCACAAGGAGTAGGTGTAGGATGTTTATCAAAAGCTGTGTTGGAAGATTTGGTAAGATTAAAAAAGATTAAAATTTTAAATGTTCCTTTTCTTGATTTGAAAAGGAAATTTTATTTTGTAATGCACAAAAAGAAATATATTACTACTGTAATTAAAAAATTTATGGATTATCTTAACTTGCATTAA
- the mltG gene encoding endolytic transglycosylase MltG, which yields MSKLLKIFIIVIIVSFTLSFIVGLWILKCENFLDNNYISLSLEIYKGESVNETYNKIFKHLNPPPFFKEYLIYTYKFAKNRKFGDYEFKNKSLRKVIYDIKNGNVIKIKITIPEGYNIYEIAKLLEAKDITTYEKFIATAHNTKFINQLTGLKLKTIEGLLYPETYYFSKKQTPENIITTMYKLFKERLPDNFENEVSKHGLTFYEGIILASIVQKETYLEDEYPIVASVFYNRLKRKMKLQSDPTVIYGIFENFNGNLQKKDLHNDNNPYNTYIIKGLPPTPICNPSRKAIKAVIYPATTNYLYFVADKNGKHHFSKTYFEHKKKVYLYQIKKH from the coding sequence ATGAGTAAGTTACTAAAAATATTTATTATTGTTATAATAGTTTCATTTACACTCTCTTTTATTGTAGGATTATGGATTTTAAAATGTGAAAACTTCTTAGATAACAATTACATCTCTTTAAGCTTAGAAATTTACAAAGGTGAATCAGTAAATGAAACATATAACAAAATTTTCAAGCACCTTAACCCTCCTCCTTTCTTTAAAGAATATCTAATTTATACATACAAATTTGCAAAAAACAGAAAATTTGGTGACTATGAATTTAAAAATAAAAGTTTGAGAAAAGTAATATATGATATAAAGAATGGTAATGTAATAAAAATCAAAATAACAATACCTGAAGGCTACAACATTTATGAAATAGCAAAACTTTTGGAAGCTAAAGATATCACAACGTATGAAAAATTTATTGCCACTGCTCATAATACAAAATTTATTAACCAATTAACAGGACTTAAGTTAAAAACAATAGAAGGGTTGTTATACCCTGAAACATACTATTTTAGTAAAAAACAAACACCAGAAAATATTATTACTACCATGTATAAACTTTTCAAAGAAAGATTACCTGACAACTTTGAAAATGAGGTATCTAAACACGGACTAACCTTTTATGAAGGGATAATTTTAGCATCCATCGTTCAAAAAGAAACTTATTTAGAAGACGAATACCCTATTGTAGCATCAGTCTTTTACAATCGATTAAAAAGAAAAATGAAATTACAGTCAGACCCAACAGTAATATACGGTATCTTTGAAAATTTTAACGGAAATTTGCAAAAAAAAGATTTACATAATGATAACAATCCATACAACACATATATAATTAAAGGTTTACCTCCCACTCCCATTTGCAATCCTTCCCGTAAAGCAATAAAAGCTGTCATATATCCAGCAACAACAAACTATTTATATTTTGTAGCAGACAAAAATGGTAAGCATCATTTCAGCAAAACATATTTTGAACATAAGAAAAAAGTTTATCTTTATCAGATAAAAAAACATTAA
- the carA gene encoding glutamine-hydrolyzing carbamoyl-phosphate synthase small subunit: protein MKKAYLVLEDGTVFEGKSFGADGECTGEVVFNTSMTGYQEILTDPSYFGQMVCMTYPLIGNYGINEEDFESTKPFVSAFIVKEYSKIYSNYRATTSLGDFLKKYGILGIEGIDTRKLVRHIREQGSMNAIISTETDDLDYLKEKAKNIPSIVGQDLVQYVTTKSKYEWTEGSWQLGSGFYKPEKFKYHIVAVDFGIKRNILRYFVDNECKVTVVPATTKFEEIEELNPDGIFLSNGPGDPEPITYGIEIAKKAVEKYPVFGICLGNQILSLALGGKTYKLKFGHHGGNQPVMDLTTKKVEITAQNHCFAVDIDSLSDVVEVTHINLNDKTVEGIKHKTKPVFAVQYHPENGPGPHDAVYLFKRFVDIIEKSK, encoded by the coding sequence ATGAAGAAAGCCTACCTTGTATTGGAAGATGGAACAGTTTTTGAAGGTAAAAGCTTCGGTGCAGATGGTGAGTGCACCGGTGAAGTTGTATTTAATACATCTATGACTGGTTATCAGGAAATTTTGACAGATCCATCATATTTTGGACAAATGGTCTGCATGACATATCCTTTAATTGGCAATTATGGCATAAATGAAGAAGATTTTGAGTCAACAAAACCATTTGTTTCAGCCTTCATTGTAAAAGAATACAGCAAAATCTATTCAAATTATAGAGCCACAACATCTCTGGGTGATTTTTTAAAAAAATACGGAATTCTAGGAATCGAAGGTATCGATACCCGTAAACTTGTTAGACACATCAGAGAACAGGGATCTATGAACGCTATAATTTCAACAGAGACAGATGACCTTGATTACCTGAAAGAAAAAGCAAAAAACATTCCATCCATTGTAGGTCAAGATCTTGTTCAATATGTGACCACTAAAAGTAAATACGAATGGACTGAAGGAAGCTGGCAACTTGGTAGTGGTTTTTATAAGCCTGAAAAATTTAAATATCACATTGTGGCTGTTGATTTTGGGATAAAACGTAATATTTTGAGGTATTTTGTTGATAATGAATGCAAAGTGACGGTAGTTCCTGCTACTACAAAATTTGAAGAAATAGAAGAACTTAACCCTGATGGAATATTTTTGTCAAACGGTCCTGGTGATCCAGAGCCAATCACTTATGGAATTGAAATAGCAAAAAAGGCTGTTGAAAAATATCCTGTTTTTGGAATATGTCTAGGAAACCAGATACTCTCTTTAGCACTTGGTGGTAAAACCTACAAACTCAAATTTGGCCATCACGGTGGAAATCAGCCAGTAATGGATTTGACAACCAAAAAAGTAGAAATAACTGCTCAAAATCACTGTTTTGCAGTGGATATAGATTCTTTATCTGATGTTGTGGAAGTAACTCATATCAATCTTAACGACAAAACTGTTGAAGGGATAAAACATAAAACAAAACCTGTTTTTGCCGTACAATATCACCCTGAAAACGGCCCTGGTCCTCACGATGCTGTATATTTATTTAAGCGATTTGTAGACATAATAGAAAAATCTAAATAG
- a CDS encoding S1C family serine protease — protein MRHIFIILSLIFTFTFNSFASHRINDVVIAIQKIEKSVVNIRTEKIIKKTFNPFFNDPFFNDFFGFERTYKTQSLGSGFFVKNNIVVTNYHVIEAASKIFIIPYDNNQYEAELIGGDKLLDIALLKIKTKKSFPPVTLGNSDNIYLGETVIAMGNPYGLSNSVTTGVVSNTKRILKSKDGFSIFIQTDALINPGNSGGPLVNLDAEVIGINSAIYRDAQGIGFSAPINMLKRIMPEILKYKKIRRGYIGFLVEETENGNLMISHVDKNSIAFKVGIKRGDILYSLEDIPVSNKKAINYMLRSYPPGSSLKIVIKRKDELLKTKIKLATFPKNYGIKLLKEIFGLEFRQKGEYIVVTNSGIPAYIRKGDILIKVNDKDITAINVLNESVINNYLNEMEFSVYRKGQIFTILLNL, from the coding sequence ATGCGACACATTTTTATTATTTTATCTCTGATTTTTACATTTACTTTTAATAGCTTTGCCTCACACAGAATCAATGACGTAGTTATTGCAATTCAAAAGATTGAAAAATCTGTTGTAAATATCAGAACAGAGAAGATTATAAAAAAAACCTTCAACCCTTTCTTTAATGACCCATTTTTTAACGACTTTTTTGGTTTTGAAAGAACATATAAGACTCAGAGTTTAGGTTCTGGTTTTTTTGTAAAAAATAATATTGTGGTTACAAATTATCATGTTATTGAAGCTGCAAGTAAAATTTTTATTATCCCTTATGACAACAACCAGTATGAAGCTGAACTAATTGGTGGAGATAAACTTCTTGATATTGCTCTTTTAAAAATTAAAACAAAAAAAAGTTTCCCTCCTGTAACCCTTGGTAACAGCGATAACATTTATCTAGGTGAAACCGTTATTGCCATGGGTAACCCTTATGGGCTAAGCAATTCAGTAACCACAGGCGTTGTAAGCAACACAAAACGTATTCTTAAATCAAAAGACGGATTTTCCATTTTCATTCAAACAGATGCATTAATCAATCCTGGAAATAGTGGTGGACCCCTCGTAAATTTAGATGCAGAAGTAATTGGTATTAACTCTGCTATTTATAGAGATGCTCAGGGTATTGGTTTTTCTGCACCCATTAATATGTTAAAACGTATAATGCCAGAAATTTTAAAATACAAAAAAATTAGAAGAGGATATATTGGATTCCTTGTTGAAGAAACAGAAAATGGCAACCTAATGATTTCTCATGTTGATAAAAACTCCATAGCTTTCAAAGTCGGTATAAAAAGAGGTGATATTCTATACTCCCTTGAAGATATCCCTGTTTCCAACAAAAAAGCCATCAATTATATGCTTAGAAGTTACCCCCCAGGTTCTTCATTAAAAATAGTTATAAAAAGAAAAGATGAACTTTTAAAAACCAAAATTAAGCTTGCTACATTTCCAAAAAATTATGGTATAAAACTTTTAAAAGAAATTTTTGGATTGGAATTTCGTCAGAAAGGGGAATATATCGTCGTTACTAATTCAGGAATTCCTGCTTATATTAGAAAGGGAGATATTTTAATAAAAGTTAATGACAAAGATATAACAGCAATAAACGTCTTGAATGAAAGTGTCATAAACAACTATTTAAATGAAATGGAGTTCTCTGTTTATAGAAAAGGACAAATATTTACAATTTTATTAAATCTATAA
- a CDS encoding molybdopterin molybdotransferase MoeA produces MNNFVDLYDALKILNDITVKRNSKVINIEQAFGKTSCKTITSPFDLPDCNTSRMDGFAINSSISDFTKPFNVVDEIYAGEISSKTVKKNEAIKVATGAKLNDDIDMVVPFEYITYVDEKLFLTPQKNSYIQKKGSTIKKGDTIIEKNEIIDHRKIEILATLRINCVEVYRPVKIALISTGSELTEYFAKYTHILNSNYYMISSFLNNFDTEVTYLGIEKDDFESIKSKLKINIEDFDVLITIGGTGYSKADIIEDVVKSLGGKILINGINASPGKTFKFALIDEKPFFIIPGNPHSAIVCTELFIGFFLRGLSDKNLLIKTPVKFKLNKKQNFYKIIKSITVIEDDNLVSYDLYQYNNKGFRSLTIVDKNKTELNEGDLCDTFLLFYL; encoded by the coding sequence ATGAATAATTTTGTTGACCTTTACGACGCTTTAAAAATTTTAAATGACATAACTGTAAAAAGAAACTCAAAAGTTATTAATATTGAACAAGCTTTTGGTAAAACATCGTGCAAAACTATCACCTCCCCTTTTGATCTTCCTGATTGCAACACTTCAAGAATGGATGGTTTTGCAATAAACTCGTCTATTTCTGATTTCACCAAGCCCTTTAATGTAGTTGATGAAATCTATGCAGGTGAAATAAGCTCCAAAACGGTTAAAAAAAATGAAGCAATAAAAGTTGCAACAGGAGCAAAGCTAAACGATGACATCGATATGGTAGTACCGTTTGAATATATTACTTATGTTGATGAAAAACTTTTTTTAACTCCTCAAAAAAATTCTTACATCCAGAAAAAAGGTAGTACTATCAAAAAAGGGGACACTATCATTGAAAAAAATGAAATAATTGACCATAGAAAAATTGAAATTTTAGCTACATTAAGAATAAACTGTGTAGAAGTTTACAGACCTGTAAAAATTGCACTGATATCTACAGGTTCTGAACTGACAGAATATTTTGCAAAGTACACTCACATATTAAACAGCAACTATTATATGATATCAAGTTTTTTAAATAACTTTGATACGGAAGTAACGTATCTTGGTATTGAAAAAGATGATTTTGAATCCATAAAAAGCAAATTAAAAATCAATATAGAAGATTTCGATGTTTTAATCACAATTGGTGGCACAGGTTATAGCAAAGCAGATATTATAGAAGATGTGGTAAAATCACTTGGAGGAAAAATTTTAATTAATGGGATCAATGCAAGTCCAGGTAAAACATTTAAATTTGCCCTTATTGATGAAAAGCCTTTTTTCATAATTCCAGGAAACCCACACTCAGCTATTGTCTGCACAGAACTTTTTATAGGTTTTTTTCTGCGTGGATTATCAGATAAAAACCTTTTAATTAAAACCCCAGTAAAATTTAAATTGAATAAAAAACAAAACTTTTACAAAATTATAAAATCTATAACTGTAATTGAAGATGACAACCTTGTCTCTTACGATTTATATCAGTATAATAACAAAGGTTTCAGGAGCTTAACTATTGTGGATAAAAATAAAACTGAATTAAATGAAGGTGATTTATGCGACACATTTTTATTATTTTATCTCTGA
- the mobB gene encoding molybdopterin-guanine dinucleotide biosynthesis protein B, whose amino-acid sequence MIPIISIVGTSDCGKTTLIEKLLKIFNEKNLRVATIKHDVHGFDVDKEGKDTHRHKQAGAYAVIISSPWKYALISDVEKELTLDQLVFKLATDVDLILTEGFKSANKPKIEIFRKGHTDKLLCKNDPTLIGVATDDFDNPELKGVKNIFDLNKPEEIADFLIEHYVEKKKRKIAITVDGKPVHMKDFVADIVSSTISSMIKALKGCENAKEILIKMKDE is encoded by the coding sequence ATGATACCAATTATATCCATAGTGGGAACTTCTGATTGCGGAAAAACAACACTTATCGAAAAGTTATTAAAAATTTTCAATGAAAAAAACTTAAGAGTTGCAACAATTAAACATGATGTCCATGGCTTTGATGTGGATAAAGAAGGTAAGGATACCCATAGACACAAGCAGGCTGGAGCTTATGCTGTTATTATCTCATCACCATGGAAATATGCACTCATTAGTGATGTGGAAAAAGAGCTCACTCTCGATCAATTAGTATTTAAGTTAGCTACAGATGTAGATTTAATTTTAACAGAAGGTTTCAAAAGTGCTAATAAACCTAAAATAGAAATTTTTAGAAAAGGTCATACTGACAAATTGTTGTGCAAAAATGATCCAACACTTATTGGTGTTGCTACTGATGATTTTGATAATCCTGAACTGAAAGGGGTCAAAAATATCTTTGATTTAAACAAACCTGAGGAAATAGCTGACTTTTTAATTGAGCACTATGTGGAGAAAAAAAAGAGAAAAATCGCGATAACAGTTGATGGCAAACCTGTTCACATGAAAGATTTTGTAGCAGATATTGTTTCTTCCACAATAAGCTCTATGATAAAAGCATTAAAGGGTTGTGAAAATGCTAAAGAAATACTTATAAAGATGAAAGATGAATAA
- a CDS encoding glucose-6-phosphate isomerase: MHNIKVDINFAVKSSLKSGLDSIEIDEYKDKANIGYQKLLKLVDKGDIGFPKLVDQALDNITAYAKKKLGKFNDLVVVGIGGSSLGLEAIVNALLPHGYNSLTFSERGGFPRIWIADNVDPYKIQWIMKNCQPSDTLVCVISKSGGTVETVSNFNILYKWLSEEVEKPKDHIIVITDPEKGLLRKWSEENEIDTFFVPKNVGGRFSVFSPVGLVPASLLGLEIDKMIEGAKDFIATNLQQALVLSAIYIFYIEKGYKINVLMPYTSRLSKFADWYCQLWAESLGKRYDKDGKEIFFGTTPLKSVGAIDQHSLLQLFKEGPDDKVFTFIEVLNHDADKKIVSVMDEEVDYLKGKSLGELLNYELYATELALKNANRPSVKIVTDIIDEYRLGYLMMLFMYVVPIVGLYFNINPFDQPGVEEGKNYAYGLLGLRGFEDYIKKFEQGYLKLDEYII, encoded by the coding sequence ATGCATAATATTAAAGTAGATATTAATTTTGCTGTAAAATCAAGTTTGAAATCTGGATTAGATAGCATTGAGATAGATGAATATAAAGATAAGGCAAACATTGGGTACCAGAAGTTATTAAAGCTTGTTGATAAAGGGGATATAGGTTTCCCTAAACTTGTGGATCAGGCATTAGATAATATTACAGCTTATGCTAAGAAAAAACTTGGAAAATTCAATGATTTGGTTGTGGTTGGTATTGGAGGTTCATCTTTAGGGTTAGAGGCAATTGTAAATGCATTGCTACCTCATGGTTATAACAGTTTGACTTTTTCAGAACGTGGTGGTTTTCCTCGTATCTGGATTGCAGATAATGTGGACCCGTATAAGATTCAATGGATAATGAAAAACTGTCAGCCATCTGACACTTTAGTTTGTGTTATTTCAAAATCTGGCGGCACAGTTGAGACTGTATCAAATTTCAATATACTTTACAAATGGTTATCAGAAGAGGTTGAAAAGCCAAAGGATCATATCATTGTGATTACTGATCCTGAAAAAGGTTTACTTAGAAAATGGAGTGAGGAAAATGAAATAGATACCTTTTTTGTACCTAAAAATGTTGGAGGGCGTTTTTCTGTATTTTCACCTGTGGGGCTTGTTCCTGCTTCACTTTTGGGATTAGAAATAGATAAAATGATAGAAGGTGCTAAGGATTTTATTGCTACTAACCTGCAGCAGGCATTGGTACTGTCTGCTATTTATATTTTTTATATAGAGAAAGGGTATAAAATTAATGTGTTGATGCCTTATACTTCGAGGCTTTCAAAATTTGCTGACTGGTATTGTCAGCTATGGGCTGAAAGCCTTGGGAAGCGCTATGATAAAGACGGTAAAGAGATTTTTTTCGGGACAACACCTTTAAAGTCAGTAGGAGCTATTGACCAGCATTCTCTTTTGCAGCTTTTTAAAGAAGGTCCTGATGATAAGGTGTTTACGTTCATTGAAGTTTTAAATCATGATGCGGATAAAAAGATTGTATCTGTTATGGATGAAGAGGTAGATTATTTGAAGGGGAAATCTTTAGGTGAGCTTTTGAATTATGAGCTTTATGCCACTGAGCTTGCACTAAAAAATGCTAATAGACCATCAGTTAAGATTGTTACTGATATCATAGATGAATACAGGCTTGGTTATTTGATGATGCTTTTTATGTATGTTGTTCCAATTGTTGGGTTGTATTTCAATATAAATCCGTTTGACCAGCCTGGGGTTGAAGAAGGGAAGAATTATGCTTATGGATTATTGGGGCTAAGAGGGTTTGAGGATTATATAAAAAAGTTTGAGCAAGGTTATTTAAAGCTTGATGAATACATTATATGA